A DNA window from Helianthus annuus cultivar XRQ/B chromosome 15, HanXRQr2.0-SUNRISE, whole genome shotgun sequence contains the following coding sequences:
- the LOC110914669 gene encoding uncharacterized protein LOC110914669: protein MCDASDFAIGAVLGQRVDKKPVVIYYASKTLSDAQLNYTTTEKELLAVVYALDKFRSYICGSKVIVYSDHSAVRYLMEKKDAKPRLIRWVLLLQEFDLEIRDKKGCENVVADHLSRLPVEVEEFTPEINEHFPDEFIMAVSSGPWYANFANYLVSGTIPDAWNKRRKQQFLSQVKNYIWDEPDLFRIGADQIIRRCVPETEFLDVLQHAHSSACGGHFSGQKTGHKVLEAGLYWPTMFKDAFEFGVPRVIISDGGSHFKNFNFGKLLKRYGVDHRIATPYHPQTSGQVEVSNRQIKEILQKTVRTDRKDWSSKLNDALWAYRTAYKTPIGTTPYRLVYGKGCHLPLEIAHRALWAVKQVNTDYTDAGAHRLLKLSELEELRNEAYDTAAAYKDKMKAVHDAKLRRLVFSVGQRVWLFNSRLKLFPGKLRSKWTGPFVITRVGQYGDMEIEDPKDQRRQVVNGHRLKPYLDGDDLNPLPEEVSFLEGAPEYTTD from the exons atgtgtgatgcaagcgattTCGCTATTGGGGCTGTACTTGGCCAACGAGTAGATAAGAAGCCAGTAGTTATCTACTACGCAAGCAAAACCCTCTCCGATGCTCAGTTGAATTATACCACAACGGAGAAGGAGTTGCTTGCCGTTGTTTATGCTTTGGATAAATTCCGGTCTTATATTTGTGGAAGCAAGGTAATTGTTTACTCTGATCATAGTGCAGTCAGGTATCTAATGGAGAAAAAGGACGCCAAACCGAGACTGATTCGGTGGGTCCTACTGTTGCAAGAGTTTGATCTCGAAATCAGAGACAAGAAGGGGTGTGAAAATGTAGTTGCTGACCATCTGTCACGACTACCGGTTGAAGTAGAGGAGTTCACACCCGAGATCAATGAGCATTTTCCGGATGAGTTTATAATGGCTGTGAGTTCCGGACCTTGGTATGCTAACTTTGCAAATTAtcttgtttcaggtacaataccGGATGCGTGGAATAAGCGTAGGAAACAACAATTCCTGTCGCAGGTGAAGAATTATATCTGGGATGAACCGGACTTGTTCCGAATTGGTGCTGATCAGATTATTAGAAGATGTGTGCCCGAGACAGAGTTCTTGGATGTATTACAGCATGCTCACTCATCTGCATGTGGCGGTCACTTTAGCGGACAAAAGACAGGCCATAAAGTTCTTGAAGCTGGTCTTTATTGGCCAACCATGTTTAAAGACGCATTTGA GTTCGGGGTTCCTCGGGTGATAATTAGTGATGGAGGATCCCACTTTAAAAactttaattttggcaaactcttAAAACGGTATGGcgttgaccatcgaattgctacaccatatcatccacaaacgagTGGACAGGTTGAAGTGTCGAACAGGCAAAttaaagaaattttgcaaaagacggTGCGAACTGATCGTAAGGATTGGTCATCTAAACTGAATGACGCTTTATGGGCATATCGCACCGCTTATAAAACTCCTATCGGCACTACACCCTATCGTTTGGTGTATGGAAAGGGTTGTCATTTACCCCTAGAAATTGCACATCGTGCGTTGTGGGCCGTTAAACAAGTAAATACTGACTATACTGATGCAGGTGCCCACAGGTTGTTGAAATTGAGTGAATTGGAGGAATTACGCAACGAGGCGTATGATACCGCAGCCGCATACAAAGATAAGATGAAGGCGGTGCACGACGCAAAGCTGAGGCGTTTGGTATTTTCGGTTGGTCAAAGAGTTTGGCTATTTAACTCCCGCCTTAAATTGTTTCCAGGTAAATTAAGGAGTAAATGGACCGGACCATTCGTCATTACACGAGTCGGACAATACGGAGATATGGAAATCGAGGATCCGAAGGATCAACGAAGACAAGTAGTTAATGGTCATCGGTTGAAACCGTATCTAGACGGTGATGATTTGAATCCGTTACCCGAAGAGGTGAGCTTTCTTGAAGGCGCACCGGAATACACGACCGACTGA